Proteins from a genomic interval of Sphingopyxis sp. QXT-31:
- a CDS encoding class I SAM-dependent methyltransferase, whose protein sequence is MASPDTVSFGYEQVPAGEKTAMVGEVFSRVARKYDIMNDAMSGGLHRLWKDRFVRRVKPRAGEAILDMAGGTGDIAFRMEKSGASITVADINPDMLGVGVERAAERGIDTLVWSEQNAEKLSFPDQFFDAYTIAFGIRNVTDILAALGEAHRVLRYGGRFFCLEFSTNEWPGFAQAYDAYSHHLVPKLGKLIADDEDSYRYLIESIRRFPPMPEFAKMIGAAGFTAVKVEPIMGGLVAIHSGWKA, encoded by the coding sequence ATGGCCAGTCCCGACACCGTCAGCTTCGGCTATGAGCAGGTTCCCGCGGGGGAGAAGACCGCGATGGTCGGCGAGGTGTTCAGCCGCGTCGCGCGCAAGTACGACATCATGAACGACGCGATGTCGGGCGGCCTGCATCGCCTCTGGAAAGACCGCTTCGTGCGCCGCGTGAAACCGCGCGCGGGCGAGGCGATCCTCGACATGGCGGGCGGCACCGGCGACATCGCCTTCCGCATGGAGAAGTCGGGCGCGAGCATCACCGTGGCCGACATCAACCCCGACATGCTCGGCGTCGGGGTCGAGCGCGCCGCCGAGCGCGGCATAGACACGCTCGTCTGGTCCGAGCAGAATGCCGAGAAGCTGAGCTTTCCCGACCAGTTCTTCGATGCCTATACGATCGCTTTCGGCATCCGCAACGTCACCGACATCCTCGCGGCGCTGGGGGAAGCGCACCGCGTGCTGCGCTATGGCGGGCGCTTCTTCTGCCTCGAATTCTCGACCAACGAATGGCCGGGTTTCGCGCAGGCCTATGACGCCTATTCGCACCACCTCGTCCCCAAGCTCGGCAAGCTGATCGCCGACGACGAGGACAGCTACCGCTATCTGATCGAATCGATCCGCCGCTTTCCGCCGATGCCCGAATTCGCGAAGATGATCGGCGCGGCGGGCTTCACCGCGGTGAAGGTCGAGCCGATCATGGGCGGGCTCGTCGCGATCCACAGCGGGTGGAAAGCTTGA
- a CDS encoding HesA/MoeB/ThiF family protein → MLSDPELDRYARQIILPQFGGAGQAKLKASHVAVIGAGGIGCPAITYLAAAGIGRLTIVDHDHVELSNLQRQPLFTDADIGASKAEVAADAVRRINPHVEAVAVVQRLDSSNAETLLTGASLILDGCDNFDTRLAVNRAAVARQIPLLSAAIGAFEGQVALYEGWREGAPCYQCLVGADPDREGINCAETGVMGALAGMVGTMAALEAVRALTGWGSPLAGRLAIVDMLERRWREVGVAKDPGCPACRA, encoded by the coding sequence TTGCTCTCCGACCCCGAACTCGACCGCTACGCTCGCCAGATCATCCTGCCGCAGTTCGGCGGCGCGGGGCAGGCGAAGCTGAAGGCTAGCCATGTCGCCGTGATCGGCGCGGGCGGGATCGGATGTCCGGCGATCACCTATCTGGCCGCCGCCGGCATCGGCCGGCTCACGATCGTCGACCATGACCATGTCGAGCTATCCAATTTGCAGCGCCAGCCTTTGTTTACCGACGCCGACATCGGCGCGTCCAAAGCCGAAGTCGCGGCCGATGCCGTGCGGCGGATCAATCCGCATGTCGAGGCGGTTGCGGTGGTCCAGCGGCTGGACAGCAGCAATGCCGAAACCCTGCTAACGGGCGCGAGCCTGATCCTCGACGGCTGCGATAATTTCGACACAAGGCTCGCGGTCAACCGCGCCGCGGTGGCGCGCCAGATCCCGCTGCTCTCGGCCGCGATCGGGGCGTTCGAGGGGCAGGTCGCGCTCTACGAGGGCTGGCGCGAGGGCGCGCCCTGCTACCAGTGTCTCGTCGGTGCCGATCCCGACCGCGAGGGGATCAATTGCGCCGAGACCGGGGTGATGGGGGCGCTCGCTGGCATGGTCGGGACGATGGCGGCGCTCGAGGCGGTGCGCGCGCTCACCGGCTGGGGATCGCCGCTTGCCGGGCGGCTCGCCATCGTCGATATGCTCGAGCGGCGCTGGCGCGAGGTCGGCGTCGCGAAGGACCCGGGGTGCCCGGCATGTCGAGCCTGA
- the ubiB gene encoding 2-polyprenylphenol 6-hydroxylase — MTRPIVHIARLLKWGRILARHGALRGIETAPQTPIGVKRLCRIARFGTSQPTVPDYAAAFQAIGPAAVKLGQTLATRPDLVGEEAARNLLTLQDALAPVPFERIRQEIEFTFEAPLESLYSEFDPIPVGSASIAQVHRAVTTEGRQVAVKVRRPGIDKQFARDIDTYEWAAAHLEALGGEATRLRPREVIANFRRWTLRELDLRREAASASELADAMTGVPTYEVPVIDWDRTASRVMTMSWIDGIKISHRDKLIAAGHDMEALSANLVNAFLRQAIAEGFFHADMHQGNLFVKADGTIAAVDFGIMGRINRQARYWLAEILYGLTTGNYRRVAEIHFEAQYVPDYHNVEEFATALRAVGEPMRGKPVSELSVGQMLDGLFAITRDFDMQTQPHLLLLQKTMVMVEGVATMLNPRINMWDVSGPFVQEWIRDELGPEAALADGLRQQGKTLALIPDIIRRLDEQLPKKGAAPPAPPLPEIPLMWEKGEKRIWWRYTLTALVGAAAGVAGMMWFVS, encoded by the coding sequence TTGACCCGTCCGATCGTCCATATTGCCCGCCTGTTGAAATGGGGCCGTATCCTCGCGCGCCACGGGGCGCTGCGCGGAATCGAGACGGCGCCGCAGACCCCGATCGGCGTCAAGCGGCTGTGCCGCATCGCGCGCTTCGGCACCTCGCAGCCGACGGTGCCCGACTATGCCGCGGCCTTCCAGGCGATCGGCCCTGCGGCGGTCAAGCTCGGCCAGACGCTCGCGACGCGCCCCGATCTCGTCGGCGAGGAAGCTGCGCGCAACCTGCTGACCTTGCAGGACGCGCTGGCGCCGGTGCCGTTCGAGCGCATCCGCCAGGAAATCGAGTTCACTTTCGAAGCGCCGCTCGAAAGCCTCTACAGCGAATTCGATCCCATCCCCGTCGGATCGGCCTCGATCGCACAGGTCCACCGCGCGGTGACCACCGAGGGTCGGCAGGTCGCGGTGAAGGTGCGCCGCCCCGGCATCGACAAGCAGTTCGCGCGCGACATCGACACCTATGAATGGGCGGCCGCGCACCTCGAAGCGCTCGGCGGCGAGGCGACGCGGCTGCGTCCGCGCGAAGTGATCGCGAACTTCCGCCGCTGGACGCTCCGCGAACTCGACCTCAGGCGCGAGGCGGCGTCGGCGTCCGAACTCGCCGACGCGATGACCGGCGTGCCGACCTATGAGGTCCCGGTGATCGACTGGGACCGCACCGCGAGCCGCGTGATGACGATGAGTTGGATCGACGGCATCAAGATCTCGCACCGCGACAAGCTGATCGCGGCAGGGCACGACATGGAGGCCTTGTCGGCGAACCTCGTCAACGCCTTCCTGCGTCAGGCGATCGCCGAGGGCTTCTTCCACGCCGATATGCACCAGGGCAATTTGTTCGTGAAGGCCGACGGCACGATCGCCGCGGTGGACTTCGGCATCATGGGGCGGATCAACCGCCAGGCGCGCTACTGGCTCGCCGAGATCCTCTATGGCCTGACCACGGGCAATTACCGCCGCGTCGCCGAAATCCATTTCGAGGCGCAGTACGTGCCCGATTATCATAATGTCGAGGAATTCGCGACGGCGCTTCGCGCGGTCGGCGAGCCGATGCGCGGCAAGCCGGTGAGCGAGCTCAGCGTGGGGCAGATGCTCGACGGGCTGTTCGCGATCACGCGCGATTTCGACATGCAGACCCAGCCGCACCTGCTGCTGCTGCAAAAGACGATGGTGATGGTCGAGGGAGTGGCGACGATGCTCAACCCGAGGATCAACATGTGGGACGTATCGGGGCCGTTCGTGCAGGAATGGATCCGCGACGAGCTGGGCCCCGAGGCCGCGCTCGCCGACGGCCTGCGCCAGCAGGGCAAGACGCTGGCACTGATCCCCGACATCATCCGCCGCCTCGACGAACAGCTCCCGAAAAAGGGCGCTGCCCCGCCCGCGCCGCCGCTGCCCGAAATTCCGCTGATGTGGGAAAAGGGCGAAAAGCGCATCTGGTGGCGTTATACGCTGACGGCGCTGGTGGGTGCCGCTGCCGGCGTGGCAGGGATGATGTGGTTCGTCTCCTGA
- the coaBC gene encoding bifunctional phosphopantothenoylcysteine decarboxylase/phosphopantothenate--cysteine ligase CoaBC, translating into MAAKRILLIIGGGIAAYKSIELVRLLRKAGYVVRCVITRSGEQFVTPLTLAALSENKVYTSLFDLKDEVEMGHIQLSREADLVVVAPATADLLAKMANGIADDLATTLLLATDKPVLAAPAMNVRMWLHAATQRNVATLRGDGVTVMAPDEGEMACGEYGPGRLPEPAAIFAAIEKALANAPAPSLLVGQPDFAPANHRPLHGRRILITAGPTHEPIDPVRYIANRSSGKQGFAIAAAAAEAGAEVLLIAGPVPLPTPPGVIRVDVETARQMAAEVEQGLPVDAAIMVAAVADWRAADTSAQKIKKDGSGQVPPLELAENPDILAGVAKSPQRPALLIGFAAETNDVLAHAEAKLDRKGCDWIVANDVAADPMGGETNRVHIVSKSGVDSWDRLPKQAVARKLMEKIADELDARVPLESD; encoded by the coding sequence ATGGCGGCGAAACGCATCCTGCTCATCATCGGCGGCGGCATCGCCGCGTACAAGAGCATCGAGCTCGTCCGGCTGCTCCGCAAGGCGGGCTATGTCGTGCGCTGCGTCATCACGCGTTCGGGCGAGCAGTTCGTGACGCCGCTGACGCTCGCGGCGCTCTCGGAGAACAAGGTCTATACCAGCCTGTTCGACCTCAAGGACGAGGTCGAGATGGGGCATATCCAGCTCAGCCGCGAGGCCGATCTGGTCGTCGTCGCGCCTGCGACCGCCGATCTGCTGGCGAAGATGGCGAACGGCATCGCCGACGATCTGGCGACCACGCTGCTGCTCGCAACCGACAAGCCGGTGCTCGCAGCACCCGCGATGAATGTGCGGATGTGGCTGCACGCCGCGACGCAGCGCAATGTCGCCACACTGCGCGGCGACGGCGTGACGGTGATGGCGCCCGACGAGGGCGAGATGGCGTGCGGCGAATATGGGCCGGGGCGGCTGCCCGAACCGGCCGCGATCTTTGCCGCGATCGAGAAAGCCCTGGCCAACGCGCCCGCGCCCTCGCTGCTCGTCGGCCAGCCCGATTTCGCCCCCGCCAACCACCGCCCGCTGCACGGGCGCCGCATCCTGATCACCGCGGGGCCGACGCACGAGCCGATCGACCCGGTGCGCTATATCGCCAACCGGTCGAGCGGGAAGCAGGGCTTTGCCATCGCCGCCGCCGCCGCCGAAGCGGGCGCCGAGGTACTGCTGATCGCCGGCCCCGTGCCGCTGCCGACCCCGCCCGGCGTGATCCGCGTCGATGTCGAAACCGCGCGCCAGATGGCGGCCGAGGTCGAACAAGGCCTGCCCGTCGACGCCGCGATCATGGTCGCCGCGGTCGCCGACTGGCGCGCCGCCGACACATCGGCGCAGAAGATCAAGAAGGACGGCAGCGGGCAGGTTCCCCCGCTCGAGCTCGCCGAAAACCCCGATATCCTCGCCGGCGTCGCGAAGAGCCCGCAGCGCCCGGCGCTGCTGATCGGCTTCGCCGCCGAGACCAACGACGTGCTCGCGCATGCAGAGGCCAAGCTCGACCGCAAGGGCTGCGACTGGATCGTCGCCAACGACGTCGCCGCCGACCCGATGGGGGGCGAGACGAATCGGGTGCATATCGTTAGCAAAAGCGGCGTAGACAGCTGGGATCGGCTGCCCAAACAGGCCGTCGCCCGCAAATTGATGGAAAAGATCGCCGATGAGCTCGATGCGCGTGTCCCACTTGAGTCCGATTGA
- the mutM gene encoding bifunctional DNA-formamidopyrimidine glycosylase/DNA-(apurinic or apyrimidinic site) lyase: MPELPEVETTVRGLAPFLKGQRLTSVTTFRPDLRRAFPADLAQRLTGATVSSLSRRAKYGIVSTDRDDHMIFHLGMSGRWRTEGGDAGKHDHLLIETGAGHRLFLHDPRRFGSVDLVAGDPLTAFPAFVTLGPEPLSDAFDAPYLAKAFAGRRSPIKAMLLDQTVVAGLGNIYVCEALNMAHIHPAKPAAEVSRARLALLVPAIKDVLAAAIAAGGSTLRDFLSPEGDLGYFAKDWRVYGREGEACECGGTIARIVQSGRSTFFCPKCQR; the protein is encoded by the coding sequence ATGCCCGAACTTCCCGAAGTCGAAACCACCGTCCGCGGCCTCGCCCCCTTTCTCAAGGGGCAAAGGCTGACCTCGGTCACCACCTTCCGTCCCGACCTGCGCCGCGCCTTCCCGGCCGATCTCGCGCAGCGGCTGACCGGCGCGACGGTCAGCAGCCTGTCGCGGCGCGCCAAATATGGCATCGTCTCGACCGACCGCGACGATCATATGATCTTCCACCTCGGCATGTCGGGGCGCTGGCGGACCGAGGGCGGCGATGCGGGCAAGCACGACCATCTGCTCATTGAAACCGGGGCGGGGCACCGCCTCTTCCTCCATGACCCGCGCCGCTTCGGCTCGGTCGATCTTGTCGCGGGCGATCCGCTGACCGCCTTTCCGGCCTTCGTGACGCTCGGTCCCGAGCCGCTATCGGACGCCTTCGATGCCCCCTATCTGGCCAAGGCTTTTGCGGGCCGCCGGTCGCCGATCAAGGCGATGCTGCTCGACCAGACCGTCGTCGCGGGGCTCGGCAACATCTATGTCTGCGAGGCGCTCAACATGGCGCACATCCACCCGGCGAAACCCGCCGCCGAGGTGTCGAGGGCCAGGCTCGCGCTGCTCGTTCCCGCGATCAAGGATGTGCTGGCCGCCGCGATCGCCGCGGGCGGATCGACCTTGCGCGACTTTCTCAGCCCCGAGGGCGACCTCGGCTATTTCGCCAAGGACTGGCGTGTCTATGGCCGCGAAGGCGAGGCGTGCGAATGCGGCGGCACGATCGCGCGCATCGTCCAGTCGGGCCGCTCGACCTTCTTCTGCCCCAAATGCCAGCGTTGA
- a CDS encoding CcdB family protein: MAQFDVYASRSGEELLLDCQSDLLDHFDTRFVVPLVPAQTAQKLTRLHPIFEIDGERHIMATQLASAVDSKELGSHVASLADRRYEILNAVDMLVTGV; the protein is encoded by the coding sequence ATGGCGCAATTCGACGTCTATGCCAGCCGCAGCGGCGAGGAGCTGCTGCTCGATTGCCAAAGCGACCTGCTCGATCATTTCGACACCCGATTTGTCGTCCCGCTGGTTCCGGCGCAAACGGCGCAGAAGCTGACCCGCCTTCATCCGATATTCGAAATCGACGGCGAACGGCATATCATGGCGACGCAATTGGCGTCGGCGGTCGACAGCAAGGAACTCGGCAGCCATGTCGCGTCGCTCGCCGACCGCCGCTATGAAATATTGAATGCGGTCGACATGCTAGTGACGGGAGTCTGA
- a CDS encoding class I SAM-dependent methyltransferase, with translation MLRGAVLAALAALPLLGGCDAAPWDQDGDRATTARDFPPADRPVAPTVSTKWSTEEARDRVNEAEDVMDSADVRPGMTVADIGAGDGYYTVRLAQRVGANGRVLAQDIMPEVIERLADRVARERLDNVSIKLGAVDDPRLPAASFDRVFMVHMYHEIGEPYAFLWRLRPALREGGQILVVDGDRPIADHGTPFRLLVCEFEAVGYKLLSYDDKQHAGGYLARFVPDGKRPRPEDIKVCANP, from the coding sequence ATGCTGCGCGGCGCCGTCCTCGCCGCGCTCGCGGCCTTGCCGCTGCTCGGCGGGTGCGACGCGGCGCCGTGGGACCAGGACGGCGACCGCGCCACCACCGCGCGCGATTTTCCGCCCGCCGACCGCCCCGTCGCGCCGACGGTGTCGACCAAATGGTCGACCGAAGAAGCGCGCGACCGGGTGAACGAGGCCGAGGATGTAATGGACTCGGCCGACGTCCGTCCGGGCATGACCGTCGCCGACATCGGCGCGGGCGACGGCTATTATACCGTGCGTCTGGCGCAGCGCGTCGGCGCGAACGGACGCGTGCTCGCGCAGGACATCATGCCCGAGGTGATCGAGCGCCTCGCCGACCGCGTCGCGCGCGAGCGGCTCGACAATGTCTCGATCAAGCTCGGCGCGGTCGACGACCCGCGGCTGCCAGCCGCCAGCTTCGACCGCGTGTTCATGGTCCATATGTATCACGAGATCGGCGAGCCATACGCCTTCCTCTGGCGGCTGCGCCCGGCGCTGCGCGAGGGCGGGCAGATCCTCGTCGTCGACGGTGACCGCCCGATCGCCGACCATGGCACGCCCTTCCGCCTGCTCGTCTGCGAGTTCGAGGCGGTGGGGTATAAATTGCTGTCCTACGACGACAAGCAGCACGCGGGCGGCTATCTCGCGCGCTTCGTCCCCGACGGGAAGCGGCCCAGGCCCGAGGATATCAAGGTTTGCGCGAATCCGTGA
- a CDS encoding DsrE family protein, which produces MSSLNIIVAVAEGRRLYAALEAAMASAALGRPARVFLQGEAAALLRDPVSFAGDAARRAAGQPELAWMVEEAIAMEVGLFVCQSGMALVGVAATELVPHVKAAGLVSFMADIGPGDRMVVY; this is translated from the coding sequence ATGTCGAGCCTGAACATCATCGTCGCGGTCGCCGAGGGCCGGCGGCTCTATGCGGCGCTCGAAGCCGCGATGGCATCGGCGGCGCTCGGACGCCCGGCGCGCGTCTTCCTGCAGGGCGAGGCGGCGGCATTGCTCCGTGATCCGGTGAGCTTTGCCGGCGACGCGGCGCGGCGCGCGGCGGGGCAGCCCGAGCTTGCCTGGATGGTCGAGGAAGCGATCGCGATGGAGGTTGGGCTGTTCGTCTGCCAGTCGGGCATGGCGCTGGTCGGCGTCGCAGCGACCGAGCTGGTGCCGCATGTGAAGGCGGCGGGACTGGTGAGCTTCATGGCCGATATCGGGCCGGGGGACCGGATGGTCGTCTACTGA
- the dut gene encoding dUTP diphosphatase, with the protein MRVSHLSPIEIRIQRLPNGGGLPLPAYASDGAAGMDVVAAESLTIRPGTRHAVATGFAMAIPAGYEVQVRPRSGLALKHGITCLNTPGTIDSDYRGEVKVILANLGDDNFEIKRGDRIAQLVPAPVQRASFAEVETLDETARGAGGFGSTGVASASESSEGEEEPVDDSIPDNVGSLSEIKLRRPGE; encoded by the coding sequence ATGCGCGTGTCCCACTTGAGTCCGATTGAAATCCGGATCCAGCGGCTGCCCAATGGCGGCGGCCTGCCCCTGCCCGCCTATGCCAGTGACGGTGCCGCGGGGATGGACGTCGTCGCGGCGGAATCGCTGACGATCCGTCCCGGCACGCGTCACGCGGTCGCGACGGGTTTCGCGATGGCGATCCCCGCGGGCTATGAGGTGCAGGTGCGCCCGCGCTCGGGGCTCGCGCTCAAGCATGGCATCACCTGCCTCAACACGCCGGGGACGATCGACAGCGACTATCGCGGCGAGGTGAAGGTGATCCTCGCCAATCTCGGCGACGATAATTTCGAGATCAAGCGCGGCGACCGCATCGCGCAGCTGGTCCCGGCGCCGGTACAGCGCGCGAGCTTTGCCGAAGTGGAGACGCTCGACGAGACCGCGCGCGGCGCCGGCGGTTTCGGCTCGACCGGTGTCGCGAGCGCGAGCGAAAGCAGCGAAGGCGAGGAAGAGCCGGTCGACGACAGCATCCCCGACAATGTCGGATCGCTCTCGGAGATCAAGCTGCGGCGGCCGGGCGAGTAA
- a CDS encoding type II toxin-antitoxin system CcdA family antitoxin, with the protein MNRLARFEGPKKATNVSLNAELVEEAKQLGINVSEACQTGLAAEVKKAREAVWKEKNRAATESWNDYTRKHGLPLAKYRRF; encoded by the coding sequence ATGAACCGTCTCGCGCGATTCGAAGGGCCGAAGAAGGCGACCAATGTTTCGCTAAACGCCGAGTTGGTCGAAGAGGCAAAGCAGCTCGGCATCAATGTCAGCGAAGCGTGCCAGACCGGTCTCGCCGCCGAGGTAAAAAAGGCCCGCGAGGCGGTCTGGAAGGAAAAGAATCGCGCCGCCACCGAGAGCTGGAACGATTATACGCGCAAGCACGGCCTCCCGCTCGCCAAATACCGGCGTTTCTGA